The Chitinimonas sp. BJYL2 genome has a segment encoding these proteins:
- a CDS encoding DMT family transporter, producing the protein MSNLMLYAIATLIWGSTWLAITFQLGTVPVTASVAYRFLIAAVIVLAWAAWRGDRLRLRVQEWQWAAAQGALMFGISYMLVYAAEAHIASGLVAVLNSTMVVMNLIGMRLAFGRPIERKSLLGAALGLAGIVLVFWPELQDVQGRSNWTGIACGLLAAVVASAGNIVAQHNRNLDIPLLPGIGIGMLTGGLASLAYTLLSGESLRFDWRPAYLLSLAYLAIFGSVLAFASYLTLMGRIGAARAGYIAIAVPIVALVLSTLFEGFNWQWLTVFGILCAAAGNVIMLNDVSSWLRRLGMNRLAAHLS; encoded by the coding sequence ATGTCCAACCTGATGCTCTACGCCATTGCCACCCTGATCTGGGGATCCACCTGGTTGGCCATCACCTTCCAGCTTGGCACCGTGCCGGTGACTGCCTCTGTGGCCTATCGTTTCCTGATCGCCGCGGTCATCGTACTGGCTTGGGCCGCCTGGCGAGGAGACCGGCTGCGCCTGCGGGTACAGGAGTGGCAATGGGCTGCAGCGCAGGGCGCGCTGATGTTCGGCATCAGCTACATGCTCGTATACGCGGCTGAGGCCCACATTGCGTCCGGCTTGGTAGCCGTGCTTAACTCCACCATGGTGGTAATGAACCTGATCGGCATGCGCCTCGCATTCGGACGGCCGATTGAACGGAAGTCACTGCTCGGCGCTGCCTTGGGTCTCGCGGGCATCGTGCTGGTGTTCTGGCCCGAACTTCAGGATGTACAGGGCCGTTCCAACTGGACAGGCATCGCCTGCGGACTGCTGGCCGCCGTCGTGGCCTCTGCCGGCAACATCGTGGCACAACACAACCGGAATCTGGACATCCCGCTACTGCCTGGTATCGGTATAGGCATGTTGACCGGCGGTTTGGCCTCATTGGCCTACACCCTGTTGAGCGGCGAATCGCTACGATTTGACTGGCGGCCCGCCTACTTGCTCTCGCTCGCGTATCTGGCCATTTTTGGTTCGGTACTGGCGTTTGCGTCCTACCTCACGCTGATGGGCCGGATCGGTGCTGCCCGTGCAGGCTATATCGCGATTGCCGTACCCATAGTCGCGCTTGTTCTTTCCACTCTCTTCGAAGGCTTCAACTGGCAGTGGCTCACCGTGTTCGGGATACTCTGTGCCGCGGCGGGCAATGTCATCATGCTCAACGATGTCAGCAGCTGGCTACGGCGGCTAGGCATGAACAGACTAGCCGCTCACCTGTCGTAA
- a CDS encoding RNA methyltransferase: MEIIQSRQNPLFKSCLKLATQRRERLKSGLTLLDGPHLLAAALDTGLQPERTVVAEHALAKNEVVELSARLVRQPVVFCDTLFAELTELESASGLLAIWSYPSSPKPSLSGMILALDGVQDPGNVGSILRTAAAAGVDQVWLGQGCADVWSPKVLRAGMGAHFCVPVIERVELPALAAVFSGRRAVTVLAESSSLYQTDLRGDLLLIMGSEGQGVQADLVKLADLRLRVPMHRGMESLNVGAATAICLYERLRQVSG; this comes from the coding sequence ATGGAAATCATCCAGTCGCGGCAGAATCCGCTGTTCAAGTCTTGTCTCAAGCTCGCCACTCAGCGTCGTGAGCGCCTCAAGAGTGGGTTGACCCTGCTGGACGGCCCGCACTTGCTCGCGGCCGCACTTGATACAGGGTTGCAGCCAGAGCGAACCGTCGTGGCAGAGCATGCCTTGGCCAAGAATGAAGTGGTCGAGCTGTCTGCCCGGCTAGTGCGCCAGCCGGTTGTTTTCTGTGACACCTTGTTTGCCGAACTGACCGAACTGGAATCTGCTAGCGGCTTGCTGGCGATCTGGTCATACCCCAGCTCCCCCAAGCCCTCTCTGTCAGGGATGATTCTTGCCCTGGACGGTGTGCAGGATCCCGGTAATGTCGGCTCGATCCTGCGCACTGCGGCCGCCGCTGGCGTGGATCAGGTCTGGCTCGGGCAGGGTTGCGCTGACGTCTGGTCCCCCAAGGTACTACGTGCCGGCATGGGCGCCCATTTTTGTGTCCCGGTGATCGAGCGCGTGGAGTTGCCCGCACTTGCAGCTGTGTTTTCGGGTCGTCGGGCCGTAACGGTTCTGGCAGAGAGCAGTTCGCTCTATCAGACCGATCTACGTGGCGATCTTCTACTGATCATGGGGAGTGAAGGGCAGGGGGTACAGGCTGATCTCGTGAAGCTGGCCGATCTGCGGCTACGCGTGCCCATGCATCGGGGCATGGAGTCGCTCAATGTGGGGGCGGCGACGGCGATCTGTCTGTATGAGCGTTTACGACAGGTGAGCGGCTAG